The Parashewanella spongiae genome has a window encoding:
- a CDS encoding M16 family metallopeptidase, with product MKRTLSALSLSLGLMFAATAAQATTAEDVKSFTLDNGMKVMVLEDHSIPNANMYLFWKVGSRNEVPGITGISHFFEHMMFNGSNKYGPKMFDRTMEAAGGANNAYTTEDLTVYTDWFPANALETMFDLEADRIANLDINPQMVESERNVVASERTTGLENSNWRALSGPLKGVAFQAHPYSWSVIGHESDIHAWTLDDLVKYHKTYYAPNNAVVVIAGDVQFDNVKKLSEQYFGAIPAQTPPAKVRTVEPEQKGERRLFVEKASVSTPNVMIGYHTPAAKSDDYYALDVLSSILSEGNSSRLYQGLVDKQIALAAQTYMPTSFDPNLFYVFGIASPKVSAETVEKALIEQIDLIAEKGVTQHELDKVKNIKLMNFYRTLETINGKANTIGTYELYFGSYKKLFNAPELYNKVTPADIQRVAKTYLKKSNRTVGVLAAKEEMDK from the coding sequence ATGAAGCGCACGTTAAGTGCTCTGAGTCTTTCATTGGGGTTGATGTTTGCTGCGACAGCAGCACAAGCCACAACGGCGGAAGACGTAAAGAGCTTCACTTTAGACAATGGTATGAAGGTGATGGTACTGGAAGATCACTCCATTCCGAATGCCAATATGTATTTATTCTGGAAAGTCGGATCACGTAATGAAGTACCCGGTATTACCGGCATTTCACATTTCTTTGAACACATGATGTTTAATGGCTCCAATAAATACGGTCCAAAAATGTTTGATCGCACCATGGAAGCCGCTGGTGGTGCGAATAATGCCTACACAACAGAAGATCTCACCGTGTACACAGATTGGTTCCCAGCCAATGCGCTTGAAACCATGTTTGATCTTGAAGCCGACCGCATCGCCAATTTAGACATTAATCCGCAAATGGTTGAAAGTGAGCGTAACGTAGTTGCCTCAGAGCGAACTACTGGACTTGAAAACTCAAATTGGCGCGCATTATCAGGACCACTAAAAGGTGTGGCTTTTCAAGCGCATCCGTATTCATGGTCAGTGATCGGGCATGAGTCTGACATTCATGCGTGGACGTTAGACGATTTAGTGAAATATCATAAAACTTATTACGCACCGAACAATGCCGTAGTGGTGATCGCTGGTGACGTGCAGTTTGATAATGTTAAAAAGCTGTCTGAGCAGTACTTTGGTGCGATACCAGCACAAACGCCGCCAGCAAAGGTTCGTACCGTTGAGCCTGAACAAAAAGGTGAGCGACGCTTGTTTGTCGAGAAAGCATCTGTTAGCACACCAAACGTAATGATTGGTTATCATACTCCGGCAGCTAAATCTGATGATTACTATGCATTAGATGTTTTGTCTTCAATTTTGAGTGAAGGTAATAGTTCTCGCTTGTACCAAGGTTTAGTCGATAAGCAAATTGCTTTAGCCGCACAAACGTACATGCCGACATCATTCGATCCGAACTTGTTTTACGTGTTCGGTATTGCTAGTCCAAAAGTATCGGCTGAAACAGTAGAAAAAGCCTTGATTGAGCAAATTGATCTTATCGCTGAAAAAGGCGTGACTCAGCATGAATTGGATAAAGTGAAAAACATCAAATTAATGAATTTTTACCGAACACTTGAGACGATTAATGGTAAAGCAAATACGATTGGAACCTATGAATTGTATTTTGGCAGTTATAAAAAATTGTTTAATGCTCCTGAGCTGTATAACAAAGTCACTCCTGCGGATATTCAGCGTGTGGCAAAAACCTATTTGAAAAAGTCGAACCGTACCGTAGGTGTGCTAGCGGCGAAAGAGGAGATGGATAAATGA
- a CDS encoding M16 family metallopeptidase, whose amino-acid sequence MKLSPLSKQIKSCWLVALVLGSSVALSACNSTPAPKIAEVAAVDTGSFSLPQYEQYQLANGLTVYLMPQKEVPLITIDAVVRAGSVNDILGGEARLTAKSLMLGAGGKTKAEIEQAVDFLGASLGSSAGKEGSYLSSDFMAKDLDVMLPIISSVLTSPDFDSKEFTKLKEREIAGLSQAKESPRSVIGRYFDKLIFADHAYGKPSSGNRDGLKKQDISRLKRFYQSYYQPQNTAITVVGDFDKAAMKAKLKQAFGQWEMLSQVSQPNLAVDLPELDRNRVLLVNKGDAIETTFLIGGKGVAYDNADLVGLTVVNTILGGRFTSWLNDELRVNAGLTYGARSAFIPYSKAGVFRISTFTKSDTTEAAIDLALETYSRLWEQGVDQATLDSAKAYVKGQFPPKYETNGQLAGLLTNMYLYGFDDSYINDFQAKVDGLTIAETKRLVSKYFPQDNLQYVLIGNADNIGTVAAKYGTVTQVDIKDIGFDVK is encoded by the coding sequence ATGAAATTATCGCCTTTAAGCAAACAAATTAAGTCATGTTGGTTAGTCGCATTAGTGCTCGGGTCTAGTGTGGCGTTATCAGCTTGTAATTCAACGCCTGCACCGAAAATTGCTGAAGTTGCGGCGGTTGATACCGGCAGCTTTAGCCTGCCACAGTACGAGCAATACCAGCTAGCGAATGGTTTAACCGTGTATTTAATGCCACAAAAAGAAGTGCCATTGATCACTATTGATGCTGTGGTACGAGCAGGCAGTGTTAACGATATTCTTGGCGGCGAAGCGCGTCTCACCGCTAAAAGCCTGATGTTGGGTGCTGGTGGCAAAACCAAAGCTGAAATTGAGCAAGCTGTTGATTTTCTCGGCGCAAGTCTTGGAAGTAGTGCAGGTAAAGAAGGCAGCTACTTAAGCAGTGATTTTATGGCAAAAGATCTTGATGTGATGTTGCCTATCATCAGTTCAGTATTGACCTCACCTGATTTTGATAGCAAAGAATTTACTAAGCTCAAAGAGCGGGAAATTGCTGGGCTATCACAAGCCAAAGAAAGTCCACGTTCCGTGATTGGTCGTTATTTTGATAAGCTGATATTTGCTGATCATGCCTATGGTAAGCCAAGTTCAGGCAATCGTGATGGTTTGAAAAAACAAGACATTAGCCGGTTAAAGCGTTTTTACCAAAGCTATTATCAACCACAAAACACCGCCATTACGGTGGTCGGTGATTTTGATAAAGCGGCAATGAAAGCCAAGTTAAAACAGGCATTTGGTCAGTGGGAAATGCTGTCACAAGTCAGCCAACCTAATTTAGCGGTGGACTTACCTGAGTTAGACCGTAATCGTGTGTTACTGGTAAACAAAGGAGATGCCATTGAAACCACGTTTTTAATTGGTGGCAAAGGTGTGGCATATGATAATGCTGATCTTGTGGGACTCACCGTGGTTAATACCATTTTGGGTGGGCGTTTTACCTCGTGGTTGAATGATGAATTACGAGTGAATGCTGGGTTAACTTATGGAGCACGTTCAGCATTCATTCCTTACTCAAAGGCCGGCGTATTCCGGATTAGCACATTCACAAAAAGTGATACCACTGAAGCCGCCATTGATTTAGCGCTTGAAACCTACAGTCGTTTGTGGGAGCAAGGTGTTGATCAAGCGACGCTTGATTCAGCTAAAGCTTACGTGAAAGGGCAGTTCCCACCAAAATATGAAACTAATGGACAGTTGGCGGGCTTATTAACCAATATGTACCTTTATGGATTCGACGACAGTTACATTAATGACTTTCAAGCTAAAGTTGATGGCTTGACCATTGCTGAAACCAAGCGTTTGGTGAGTAAATACTTCCCACAAGACAATCTGCAATATGTCTTGATCGGAAATGCAGACAATATCGGCACGGTTGCAGCCAAATACGGCACCGTAACTCAGGTAGACATTAAAGACATTGGGTTTGATGTGAAGTAA
- the glnL gene encoding nitrogen regulation protein NR(II), whose protein sequence is MKPDNILENLVTAVIVVDKSLAVQYANPAATQLLNVSQRKLAGSMLLAHVRELGVENSALLSSAQTNQSLSINSTKLITHDGVIHTVDIMMTSLDPVDQLSLLELRQVDQQNQIYQQSNQEAQQQAAQFLVRNLAHEIKNPLGGLRGAAQLLSRELQDQDAQEFTTMIIEQADRMGSLVDRLLGPQMPTQHHFHNLHQVIEQVVQLVSINLHEHISIQRDYDPSMPDVKMDTDQVQQAVLNIVQNAIQALEENGGVIRLRTRTRHQMTIGSTRHKLVSELAIIDDGPGVPTELMETLFYPMVTGRTDGTGLGLSIAHNIARLHGGRIDCQSRPSLTIFTLFLPILLP, encoded by the coding sequence ATGAAACCCGATAATATTCTCGAAAATCTGGTAACGGCTGTCATTGTGGTCGATAAATCACTAGCTGTTCAATACGCTAACCCGGCCGCGACTCAGTTGCTGAATGTCAGTCAGCGCAAATTAGCTGGATCAATGTTATTAGCTCATGTTAGGGAGTTAGGGGTTGAAAACAGTGCATTGTTAAGCTCGGCACAAACCAACCAAAGTCTGTCCATCAATAGTACAAAATTAATTACCCATGACGGTGTCATCCATACGGTTGATATCATGATGACGTCTTTAGATCCTGTTGATCAGTTAAGTTTGCTAGAACTTAGACAAGTGGATCAACAAAATCAAATTTATCAGCAGTCGAACCAAGAGGCTCAACAACAGGCGGCTCAATTTCTTGTGCGTAACCTTGCCCACGAAATTAAAAATCCACTTGGTGGATTAAGGGGAGCGGCGCAGTTATTATCTCGAGAGTTACAAGATCAAGATGCGCAAGAGTTCACTACCATGATTATCGAGCAGGCCGACCGAATGGGGAGCCTCGTTGATCGCTTGTTAGGCCCGCAAATGCCGACCCAGCACCACTTTCATAATTTGCATCAAGTTATCGAGCAAGTGGTTCAGCTGGTCAGCATTAACTTACATGAGCACATTAGTATTCAGCGAGATTACGATCCATCCATGCCCGATGTAAAAATGGATACTGATCAAGTGCAACAAGCCGTACTTAATATTGTTCAAAATGCAATACAAGCCCTAGAGGAAAATGGAGGGGTAATTAGGCTTCGCACCCGAACTCGTCATCAAATGACGATAGGTAGTACACGGCATAAACTGGTGAGTGAGTTGGCGATCATTGATGATGGACCAGGTGTACCGACTGAATTAATGGAAACATTGTTTTATCCAATGGTGACTGGCAGAACGGACGGCACAGGGCTAGGTTTATCTATTGCGCACAATATAGCGCGCTTACATGGTGGCCGAATTGACTGCCAATCACGGCCGAGCCTAACCATTTTTACGCTATTTTTACCGATACTTTTACCCTAA
- a CDS encoding tRNA-uridine aminocarboxypropyltransferase produces MTPRLTRQQCQYCHFPQTHCLCGIVNKITSRDQLVVLQHPSEVKHGKNSVRLLPLALDFVRVAVGECADDFVDIRQWLSQQNKPVYLLYPSETSIDVGTAKQSTASILIVLDGTWRKVHKMLQLNPWLYELPQLHISPDKPSQYRIRKAKRSDSLSSLEAAAYGLQALEPELNIEPLFTLFDAMITQQINAMPPDVRRRYEPES; encoded by the coding sequence TTGACTCCACGTTTAACACGCCAGCAGTGTCAATATTGCCACTTTCCTCAGACTCATTGCTTATGTGGCATAGTGAATAAAATAACCAGTCGCGATCAATTGGTGGTGTTGCAACATCCCAGTGAAGTTAAACACGGCAAAAACAGCGTGAGATTATTGCCATTAGCCTTAGATTTTGTAAGAGTGGCAGTCGGTGAATGCGCCGATGATTTTGTCGATATTCGCCAATGGCTATCTCAGCAAAATAAACCAGTTTATTTATTGTATCCATCAGAGACCAGTATCGATGTGGGTACAGCCAAACAATCAACGGCCTCGATTTTAATTGTGCTGGACGGTACATGGCGGAAAGTGCATAAAATGCTGCAACTGAATCCTTGGCTGTATGAACTACCTCAATTGCATATCTCGCCAGATAAACCGAGCCAATACCGTATTCGAAAAGCCAAGCGTAGTGACAGTTTATCGAGTTTGGAGGCAGCGGCTTATGGTTTACAAGCTTTAGAGCCTGAGTTAAATATCGAGCCGTTATTCACTCTGTTTGATGCTATGATAACTCAACAAATCAATGCGATGCCGCCAGATGTACGGCGTCGTTACGAACCAGAAAGTTAA
- a CDS encoding IS110 family transposase — translation MEPIVKSCAGLDVHKMMVMVTIRKETEQGIEEITQSFGTLKKERLKLCHFLKQHHIELAVMESTGVYWKSIYLSLVITGIKTQVVNARHVKNVPGRKTDVINSQWLASLGHYGLVRSSFVPAPQQEQLRLLTRRRDKQKKELSNEKNRLHKTLDDAGIRLGGFISDINGKSGQILVNGLIEGKPLCDLIKMVDPRLKADRSELMASIDETLTPSHLYILRNIKSHIEFLEKQLAELETLIIETIKPWNEALELLQTIPGTSVISAACLIGEIGDDMSCFDGMKGISSWAGLCPGNNESAGKRKSGRMRKGNKMVKTLLCEVANAAVKTKSQFKGKYQGLVIRRGHKRSIIAIAHKLLRIIYTVLSRRKAYFDPDINYEELMVRRNSPRWLQMMIKYNMV, via the coding sequence ATGGAGCCTATTGTAAAAAGTTGTGCAGGATTAGATGTCCACAAGATGATGGTCATGGTCACTATCCGCAAGGAGACAGAGCAGGGAATTGAAGAAATCACCCAATCCTTTGGTACTTTAAAAAAAGAACGCTTGAAATTATGCCATTTTCTCAAACAGCATCATATTGAGCTAGCTGTAATGGAAAGTACAGGTGTTTACTGGAAAAGCATCTACCTTTCACTTGTTATTACTGGCATAAAAACGCAGGTCGTTAATGCAAGACATGTCAAGAATGTTCCCGGTCGAAAGACAGATGTCATTAACAGTCAATGGCTCGCTTCACTCGGTCACTATGGACTCGTTCGGTCAAGTTTCGTTCCAGCGCCACAGCAGGAGCAACTCAGATTACTGACTCGCAGAAGAGACAAACAAAAAAAGGAATTGAGTAATGAGAAAAATCGATTACATAAAACCTTAGATGATGCTGGTATTCGTCTGGGCGGGTTTATTAGCGACATTAACGGGAAATCAGGGCAAATACTCGTGAACGGTCTGATTGAGGGAAAGCCATTGTGTGACTTGATAAAAATGGTCGACCCAAGACTGAAAGCCGATAGAAGTGAACTTATGGCGAGTATAGACGAAACTCTTACTCCGTCACACCTTTATATCTTGCGTAATATCAAAAGTCACATTGAGTTTCTAGAGAAGCAGCTTGCTGAGCTAGAAACCTTAATTATTGAAACGATAAAACCGTGGAATGAGGCTCTGGAACTTTTGCAAACGATACCGGGCACTAGTGTTATCAGTGCAGCTTGTCTTATTGGTGAAATCGGTGACGACATGAGTTGCTTCGATGGAATGAAGGGTATCAGCTCATGGGCAGGTTTATGTCCGGGAAATAATGAAAGTGCAGGAAAAAGAAAAAGTGGGCGAATGCGTAAAGGAAACAAAATGGTCAAAACACTCTTGTGTGAAGTAGCTAATGCTGCCGTTAAGACGAAAAGCCAATTCAAAGGCAAGTACCAAGGTTTGGTCATCCGTCGAGGACACAAGAGAAGTATCATTGCTATCGCCCACAAACTTTTACGTATTATCTACACAGTATTAAGCCGAAGGAAAGCCTATTTTGACCCAGATATTAACTACGAGGAGTTAATGGTCAGGAGAAATAGTCCCCGATGGCTTCAAATGATGATTAAATACAATATGGTATAA
- a CDS encoding class I SAM-dependent methyltransferase encodes MSNQVCVLCHQELLTFYAKDKKRSYHQCQLCKLVQVESEYHLSAEDEKAEYDKHDNDVADAGYQKFLSRCLDPVLERVSPDSSGLDFGCGEGKVLSQMAASRGVHVANYDLYYVNELKALSRQYEFITLTEVIEHIYDVNQLLIQLKSLLKPNGLLAIMTKRVKDKQAFAQWHYKNDMTHICFYSIETFEWIANQFGWQLEVISDDVVILTVKCV; translated from the coding sequence ATGAGTAATCAAGTTTGCGTGTTATGTCACCAAGAGTTGTTAACCTTTTATGCTAAAGACAAAAAACGCTCCTATCATCAATGCCAATTGTGCAAATTGGTGCAAGTTGAATCTGAGTATCATTTAAGTGCTGAAGATGAAAAAGCCGAATACGATAAACACGATAATGATGTGGCTGATGCTGGTTACCAAAAGTTTCTTTCTCGTTGCTTAGATCCGGTGCTGGAGCGAGTCAGCCCTGATAGTTCGGGATTAGATTTCGGCTGCGGAGAAGGCAAAGTATTAAGCCAAATGGCAGCAAGCCGCGGCGTTCACGTCGCAAATTATGATTTGTATTACGTCAATGAACTGAAGGCTCTTAGCCGACAATATGAATTCATTACCCTCACAGAGGTCATTGAGCACATTTATGATGTGAACCAATTATTGATCCAACTGAAATCCCTGCTTAAACCCAATGGCCTACTGGCAATCATGACCAAGCGGGTTAAAGATAAACAGGCTTTTGCTCAGTGGCATTATAAAAATGATATGACCCACATTTGCTTTTATTCGATTGAAACCTTTGAATGGATAGCCAATCAGTTTGGCTGGCAACTGGAAGTGATTTCAGATGATGTGGTGATATTGACCGTGAAGTGTGTTTGA
- a CDS encoding M14 family metallopeptidase produces the protein MRVLNLSSLLPVLCLASFSTFAVNAPSEGDISKKEMSSPRINDTFVNDTILPPQIQWHGASESLLLDKNAPWSTPFEQSNYINSPNYHDTFVWLDKLVAQSNLIHKVSLGKSPQGRDIWMFVASSKGAKTPNELKQNHKPSILVQAGIHAGEIDGKDAGMMLLRDIVLGEKRSLLDDVNLLFVPIFNVDGHERHGKYNRVNQRGPVDMGWRTNANNLNLNRDYAKADTAEMQLMLSAINTWDPQLYIDVHVTDGIDYQYDVTFGYNLSNGLSPNSYQWLENKYRPQIETALTAAGHIPGPLVFAIDNTDLTKGLTLWNASPRFSNGYGDARHLPTILIENHSLKPYKQRVLGTYVLLEQTLKTLSQHGTLLKMAISKDKFAFNDRVTLTWEAEQQPQGWDFKGIGYSTEQSPISGNSVVRWSGEPKLYQQLPVVGRTKAKLKINRPSAYYLLPQWTEVIERLSIHGIRMTQLQKPTRKIVQQYQFSDPTFDKQSYEGHQRVSVQSSLSPLELTLPTGTVKIETDQPLGDLAILLLEPQSTDSFLQWGFFNPIFTRTEYIEDYAVEPLAQKMLQDNPSLQAEFDAALKDEVFASDAKARLRWFYQRSAYYDDQYLKYPVYREQ, from the coding sequence ATGCGTGTGCTCAATTTATCCTCCTTGCTACCAGTGCTGTGTTTGGCTTCTTTTTCAACCTTTGCAGTAAATGCGCCCAGTGAAGGCGATATTTCAAAAAAGGAAATGTCCAGCCCACGGATTAACGACACCTTTGTTAATGACACTATCTTACCGCCACAGATCCAATGGCATGGAGCAAGTGAATCATTATTACTGGACAAAAACGCACCTTGGTCGACGCCCTTTGAACAGTCCAACTATATCAATAGCCCAAATTATCACGATACCTTTGTTTGGCTCGACAAACTCGTTGCACAATCAAACCTCATCCATAAAGTCAGTCTAGGGAAAAGTCCACAAGGGCGTGACATTTGGATGTTTGTCGCCTCAAGTAAAGGCGCTAAAACCCCTAATGAGTTAAAACAAAACCATAAACCCAGCATACTTGTTCAAGCAGGCATCCATGCTGGTGAGATTGACGGTAAAGATGCTGGCATGATGTTACTGCGCGATATAGTACTTGGAGAAAAACGCTCGTTACTCGATGACGTCAATCTCTTGTTTGTGCCAATTTTTAATGTCGATGGTCATGAACGCCACGGAAAATACAATCGTGTCAATCAACGAGGTCCTGTTGACATGGGCTGGCGTACCAATGCCAATAATCTCAATTTAAACCGTGATTACGCCAAAGCGGATACCGCTGAAATGCAGTTAATGCTCAGCGCCATCAACACATGGGATCCGCAACTGTACATCGACGTTCATGTCACCGACGGCATCGATTACCAATATGATGTTACCTTTGGTTATAATCTCTCGAACGGATTAAGTCCTAACAGTTATCAATGGCTCGAAAATAAGTATCGTCCACAAATTGAGACCGCCCTCACCGCCGCAGGCCATATTCCAGGACCACTAGTTTTTGCCATCGACAATACTGATTTAACCAAAGGCCTAACGCTTTGGAATGCCTCGCCGCGGTTTTCAAACGGCTATGGCGATGCACGACATTTGCCTACCATACTGATTGAAAATCACAGCCTGAAGCCTTATAAACAGCGAGTGCTCGGCACGTATGTCTTGTTAGAGCAGACTCTAAAAACCTTAAGTCAGCATGGTACATTGCTTAAAATGGCGATATCGAAAGACAAATTTGCTTTTAATGATCGAGTGACACTGACATGGGAAGCCGAACAGCAACCACAAGGGTGGGATTTTAAAGGCATTGGTTATTCCACCGAGCAAAGCCCAATCAGTGGTAACTCTGTAGTACGCTGGAGTGGTGAACCTAAGCTGTATCAACAGTTGCCTGTCGTTGGTCGCACCAAAGCTAAACTGAAAATTAACCGCCCAAGTGCTTATTACTTATTGCCACAATGGACTGAAGTCATTGAGCGTCTTTCAATTCATGGTATTCGCATGACACAATTGCAAAAGCCGACCCGTAAAATTGTGCAACAATACCAATTTAGTGATCCAACCTTCGACAAACAATCTTATGAAGGCCACCAGCGTGTATCCGTTCAAAGTAGTTTATCACCTCTAGAGCTCACTCTACCGACAGGCACGGTTAAAATTGAAACGGATCAACCGCTGGGAGATTTAGCGATTTTATTGCTTGAGCCACAATCGACAGACTCCTTTCTACAGTGGGGATTCTTTAATCCAATATTTACCCGTACTGAATACATTGAAGATTACGCCGTAGAGCCATTAGCACAAAAGATGTTGCAAGATAATCCTTCACTGCAAGCTGAATTTGATGCTGCCTTAAAAGATGAGGTTTTTGCTAGTGATGCTAAAGCTCGCTTACGTTGGTTTTACCAACGTAGTGCTTATTATGATGATCAGTATCTGAAGTATCCAGTTTACCGCGAGCAATAA
- the yjeH gene encoding L-methionine/branched-chain amino acid transporter, giving the protein MNATIGRWQGAGLMATTLLGTGVFILPQITVEVAGFGALFAWAALTICIIPVTLVFGKLSSIFPHAAGPAYFVEKAFGRTMGRTIGLIFLLVVPLGAPAAILMTFQFVDALFSVSGWAKLGLELLVIVGLYFFGKQGLQVSAKVQFALTLTVISIVVLLFGSSTVNSEQFVSLSHHDDAQLSLILVASGIAFWSFLGVEAMTHLADDFKQPEKDMLPAMMIGVALVGIIYVACTLLLLLVPTDHSVAMIGIFDQLLGGYGAQVIGILGISSGLATVNVYSASAARLTRSFSQEQILPRYFDKVNERGVPERALTVILIVMAVVLFLSFVTEQQLEHLISWTNGVFVIIYMMAMLSAIKLLNCKYLPWIILGCGFCLGMAIALGANMTYAMLMTAAAAPVLWWQKHYLRKKQVSVEQQG; this is encoded by the coding sequence ATGAACGCAACAATTGGTCGTTGGCAAGGCGCTGGATTAATGGCAACCACCCTATTAGGAACCGGAGTCTTTATTTTACCGCAGATTACGGTTGAGGTCGCAGGCTTTGGAGCACTGTTTGCTTGGGCGGCACTCACAATATGCATTATTCCTGTGACTTTGGTGTTTGGTAAGTTGTCGAGTATTTTTCCTCATGCGGCTGGGCCGGCGTATTTTGTAGAAAAAGCGTTTGGACGCACTATGGGACGAACAATCGGGCTGATATTTCTGCTCGTGGTGCCTTTAGGCGCACCCGCTGCAATTCTGATGACCTTTCAGTTTGTTGATGCATTATTTTCAGTCTCAGGATGGGCGAAACTGGGGCTGGAATTACTGGTTATTGTTGGGCTGTATTTTTTTGGTAAGCAAGGGCTGCAAGTGTCAGCTAAAGTCCAATTCGCGTTAACGCTCACAGTGATAAGTATCGTTGTTTTATTGTTTGGTTCAAGTACAGTCAATAGTGAACAGTTTGTCAGTTTAAGCCATCACGACGATGCGCAACTGTCACTAATCTTGGTTGCCTCAGGTATCGCATTTTGGAGTTTTCTTGGTGTGGAAGCCATGACTCACTTGGCAGACGACTTTAAACAGCCTGAAAAAGACATGCTGCCCGCAATGATGATTGGTGTTGCCTTGGTCGGTATTATTTACGTCGCTTGCACCTTACTCTTGTTGTTAGTTCCGACTGATCATTCTGTTGCAATGATAGGTATTTTTGATCAGCTTCTCGGGGGATATGGCGCACAAGTCATAGGTATTTTGGGGATCAGCAGTGGTTTGGCGACGGTCAACGTTTATTCAGCCAGCGCCGCGCGATTAACCCGTAGTTTTAGTCAAGAGCAAATTCTGCCGCGATACTTTGATAAGGTGAATGAACGTGGCGTCCCTGAGCGTGCTCTTACTGTAATTCTCATTGTTATGGCCGTTGTATTATTTTTAAGCTTTGTTACGGAGCAGCAGTTAGAGCATTTAATCTCTTGGACCAATGGTGTATTTGTGATTATTTATATGATGGCGATGCTATCAGCCATCAAGCTCTTAAATTGTAAATATTTGCCTTGGATCATATTAGGTTGTGGATTTTGCTTGGGAATGGCGATTGCCTTGGGCGCTAATATGACATATGCCATGTTGATGACAGCAGCAGCTGCACCAGTATTGTGGTGGCAAAAACATTATTTACGTAAGAAACAAGTGAGCGTTGAACAGCAAGGTTAA
- a CDS encoding amidohydrolase, which translates to MYFPSKPLLIVTALLAQSATFIAAPSFANQAKSLTEMIEPKVIALRRQLHQHPELSNREFETSKLVASELKKLGLEVQTGIAHTGVVAILKGGKPGPFIGLRADMDALPVTEQLDLPFASKAIAKYRGKDVGVMHACGHDTHVAMLLGVASNLSKIKEQLAGDVMFIFQPAEEGAPAGEEGGAELMLKQGLFSKRKPDRVFGMHVTSSMHSGTIALRSGPAMASEDSFTIKVEGKQTHGSRPWQGVDPIVASAQVINAVQTIISRQVDVTKAPAVVSFGAINGGIRSNIIPDEVELIGTIRTFDQDMRADIKKRLAEIASNAAQIVGASATTEIDHGYPVTVNNHELVTEMRPVIRSVVGDTNLIEPSLITGAEDFSYYALETPGLFFFLGVTPLEQDLSTVASNHSPKFYVDESALKVGVEAMTKVAMVNLGMKD; encoded by the coding sequence ATGTATTTCCCTTCTAAACCTTTACTTATTGTCACCGCACTCTTAGCACAGTCTGCAACCTTCATTGCAGCGCCGAGTTTTGCTAATCAAGCCAAATCGCTTACTGAAATGATTGAGCCAAAAGTGATCGCATTACGGCGGCAGTTACATCAGCATCCAGAACTCTCTAATCGCGAATTTGAAACCAGTAAGCTGGTGGCTTCTGAATTGAAAAAACTGGGTTTAGAAGTACAAACGGGTATCGCTCACACTGGCGTTGTCGCGATACTGAAAGGTGGAAAACCGGGGCCATTCATCGGCTTACGGGCTGATATGGATGCATTGCCGGTAACTGAGCAGTTGGATTTGCCTTTTGCATCTAAAGCGATAGCCAAATATAGAGGAAAAGACGTTGGTGTGATGCATGCCTGCGGTCACGATACTCATGTGGCCATGTTGCTAGGTGTTGCGTCCAATTTAAGTAAAATAAAAGAGCAGCTTGCTGGTGACGTGATGTTTATCTTCCAGCCCGCTGAAGAGGGCGCGCCAGCGGGTGAAGAAGGCGGCGCGGAGCTGATGTTAAAGCAAGGACTATTTAGCAAGCGTAAACCTGATCGTGTATTTGGCATGCACGTTACTTCTAGTATGCACAGTGGCACCATTGCCCTGCGCAGTGGCCCAGCGATGGCCAGTGAAGATTCATTTACCATCAAAGTTGAAGGCAAACAAACCCACGGTTCAAGACCTTGGCAAGGTGTTGATCCAATTGTTGCGTCAGCCCAAGTCATTAATGCGGTACAAACTATCATTAGCCGCCAAGTCGATGTGACTAAAGCGCCTGCAGTAGTCAGTTTTGGTGCCATTAACGGCGGCATTCGGTCAAACATTATTCCAGATGAAGTAGAGTTGATTGGTACTATCCGTACCTTCGACCAAGACATGCGTGCTGACATAAAAAAACGTTTAGCTGAAATTGCATCGAATGCGGCGCAGATTGTTGGAGCCTCCGCAACGACCGAAATCGATCATGGCTACCCGGTCACCGTAAATAATCATGAATTAGTCACTGAGATGCGTCCTGTTATTCGTAGCGTTGTCGGAGACACTAACCTTATTGAGCCGAGCTTAATCACGGGTGCAGAAGACTTCTCTTACTATGCGCTTGAAACGCCCGGCCTGTTTTTCTTTTTAGGCGTTACACCGTTAGAGCAAGACCTATCGACTGTTGCTAGCAATCACTCGCCGAAATTTTATGTGGATGAATCGGCATTAAAAGTGGGCGTAGAAGCCATGACTAAAGTCGCTATGGTTAATTTGGGTATGAAAGATTGA